The following proteins come from a genomic window of Pichia kudriavzevii chromosome 1, complete sequence:
- a CDS encoding uncharacterized protein (PKUD0A11630; similar to Saccharomyces cerevisiae YCL048W (SPS22) and YDR522C (SPS2); ancestral locus Anc_1.25), protein MKFTSLLCHTILLFVHTCFAGKTQQQSKNNETVVEINHKCIKSEYIIKTSGELAAISSCSILSGSVCIENFNSDTLYLGQIQEIHGDLIVKNSSQIIKMEAPDLSFVEGKLELNTLNSLTYISFPKLETVDALQWEVLPILTFVDLEAGIKNINSVTMADTSLTGFGGLNTETLRTLNINNNRFLEKIESTVSKITGDLLIAANADNVHVSLPNLTTVTTLTIKDTESINMENLQVVGKSADFSHNSFQKLDLSHLRSLGDTLSIIKNKNLNEVKLEKLTEVSGGLIIIDNHDLNNLDFFISLKSVGGATEFQGDIQSNHFSKLKVIKGSAILKSSNKGFDCADWMKNEVGKVVRGGKVECGSGKSNTTEILLVDEDGKSVQGGTVINDNKETGSRSGFTKQKSGATTSKLSRKMATLISIYIIGFLIQLI, encoded by the coding sequence ATGAAATTTACAAGTTTGCTTTGCCACACTATTTTGCTTTTTGTACATACTTGCTTTGCTGGTAAAACTCAACAACAGTCTAAGAACAATGAGACTGTCgttgaaatcaatcacAAATGTATTAAGTCAGAATATATAATCAAAACTTCAGGCGAATTAGCAGCTATTTCCAGCTGTAGTATTCTTTCTGGAAGTGTTtgcattgaaaatttcaattcaGATACTTTATATTTGGGACAAATACAGGAAATCCACGGGGACTTGATAGTTAAGAATTCAAGCCAAATAATTAAGATGGAAGCACCAgatttgagttttgttGAGGGTAAACTTGAGTTGAACACTTTGAATTCTTTAACATACAtttcatttccaaaattagAGACTGTCGATGCGTTACAGTGGGAAGTTTTGCCCATTTTGacttttgttgatttagAAGCAggaatcaaaaatataaattcTGTTACAATGGCAGATACTTCTTTAACGGGGTTTGGGGGACTCAATACTGAGACCCTTAGAACATTGAAcatcaataataacagGTTTTTAGAAAAGATTGAATCCACAGTATCTAAAATAACTGGTGATTTATTAATAGCTGCAAACGCTGACAACGTTCATGTCTCTTTGCCCAATTTAACTACAGTGACAACCTTAACTATTAAAGACACTGAATCAATTAATATGGAAAATTTACAAGTAGTGGGGAAAAGTGCAGACTTTAGTCATaatagttttcaaaaattggaTTTGTCACATTTAAGATCTTTGGGTGATACTTTAAGTATCATTAAGAATAAAAACTTGAATGAAGtgaaattggaaaaattaaCAGAAGTGAGTGGTGGCTTaattattattgataatcATGATCTCAATAACCTTGacttttttatttccttgAAGTCGGTTGGTGGCGCAACTGAGTTTCAAGGTGACATACAAAGTAACCATTTCTCCAAACTTAAAGTTATTAAAGGCAGTGCAATACTGAAATCTTCCAACAAAGGATTTGATTGTGCGGATTGGATGAAGAACGAAGTTGGTAAAGTTGTTAGGGGAGGGAAAGTTGAATGCGGTAGTGGAAAATCTAACACAACTGAAATTTTATTAGTTGATGAAGACGGCAAAAGTGTACAGGGTGGAACTGTAATAAATGACAATAAGGAAACTGGCTCTAGGAGTGGCTTCactaaacaaaaaagtGGTGCTACTACAAGCAAACTTTCTAGAAAGATGGCCACCTTAATATCTATTTACATAATCGGGTTTTTAATTCAGTTGATTTGA